One Mycolicibacterium fortuitum subsp. fortuitum genomic window carries:
- a CDS encoding NAD(P)-dependent oxidoreductase: MSTDERLREEPASPVKYGYIGLGNMGASMAKRLAEWPGGFVVYDVRAESMAPFEELGATLAGDVADVAQADIISITVLNDEQVRSVIADLAPKVKPDTVIVIHSTISDTTAAELAEQYKPQGIHIVDAPVSGGGAAAEKGELAIMVGAERPVYERIKPALKQFGSMVIHAGEPGAGTRMKLARNMLTFTSYAAACEAMKLAEAAGLDLGALGRVVRHTDALTSGPGAIIVRENMTELTPDHWLYDAFTHTRGLGEKDLSLALGLGEVVGVDLPLAQVALQRLAEGLGVPHKND, from the coding sequence ATGAGCACCGACGAGCGCTTGCGCGAGGAGCCGGCCAGCCCCGTGAAGTACGGATACATCGGCCTGGGAAACATGGGTGCCTCGATGGCCAAGCGCCTGGCCGAATGGCCGGGCGGGTTCGTCGTGTACGACGTGCGGGCCGAATCCATGGCGCCGTTCGAGGAACTCGGCGCGACACTGGCAGGCGACGTGGCCGATGTCGCCCAGGCCGACATCATCAGCATCACGGTGCTCAACGACGAGCAGGTGCGATCGGTGATCGCGGACCTGGCGCCGAAGGTCAAGCCGGACACCGTGATCGTGATCCACTCGACGATCAGCGACACCACCGCTGCGGAGCTCGCCGAGCAGTACAAGCCCCAGGGTATCCACATCGTCGATGCCCCGGTCAGCGGTGGCGGTGCGGCCGCCGAGAAAGGTGAGCTGGCCATCATGGTCGGCGCCGAGCGGCCCGTCTACGAGCGGATCAAGCCGGCGCTCAAGCAGTTCGGCTCGATGGTGATCCACGCCGGCGAACCGGGTGCCGGTACTCGCATGAAGCTGGCCCGCAACATGCTGACCTTCACCTCCTATGCCGCGGCGTGCGAGGCGATGAAGCTGGCCGAGGCCGCCGGACTGGACCTGGGTGCGCTGGGGCGCGTGGTGCGTCACACCGACGCGCTGACCAGCGGGCCGGGCGCCATCATCGTCCGGGAGAACATGACCGAGCTGACCCCGGACCACTGGCTCTACGACGCCTTCACCCACACCCGCGGGCTCGGCGAGAAGGACCTGAGCCTGGCTCTCGGGTTGGGTGAGGTTGTGGGAGTGGACCTTCCATTGGCCCAGGTGGCCCTGCAACGCCTCGCTGAGGGCCTCGGCGTACCGCACAAGAACGACTAG
- a CDS encoding carboxymuconolactone decarboxylase family protein: protein MDELRAKGLAKMNEVYGWEMPNIEGDPYFDLTVDHLFGSIWTKPGLSMREKRLMTLSAVTAVGSQDLAEIQVNAALLNGEFTEEELKDIAIFLTQYLGFPLGSALNGTVSKVVAKRRKAAEKGLAEDRKANVNAAVKMNTGSELDDK from the coding sequence ATGGATGAGTTGCGCGCCAAGGGCCTGGCCAAGATGAACGAGGTCTACGGCTGGGAGATGCCGAACATCGAGGGGGATCCCTACTTCGATCTCACCGTCGACCACCTCTTCGGCAGCATCTGGACCAAGCCCGGGCTGTCGATGCGGGAGAAGCGGCTGATGACGCTGTCGGCGGTGACCGCAGTCGGCTCGCAGGACCTCGCGGAGATCCAGGTCAATGCCGCGTTGCTCAACGGGGAGTTCACCGAGGAAGAGCTCAAGGACATCGCGATCTTCCTGACCCAGTACCTCGGCTTCCCGCTCGGTTCTGCGCTCAACGGCACGGTGTCCAAGGTGGTGGCCAAGCGCCGCAAGGCCGCCGAGAAGGGGCTGGCCGAGGATCGAAAGGCCAATGTGAATGCCGCGGTCAAGATGAACACCGGGAGCGAGCTCGATGACAAGTAG
- a CDS encoding DUF6973 domain-containing protein → MSAIDAFYSTWSRARETFGSGVPQDGSQLGDGSRLRQMQSTIESAKPDDRWQGAASQAYAAKNAEHAAVYGKLADLDQRMAAEVTRAADVVTAGRQNLAQTHSWVQSMEASIPPGKTGDIVRVILAGKGIGRISDVITQSTSDMSDIGQRIEDIRREYEAIAGEKAGVGTSDLPEGDPPPVDPLDELKRKYQVDEDPDGKLDWEPAWPFSELTDPKQVTATEGRMLDRLSLFELRDLDQLTEAAKSEAISRFPPPHHPDDTADNHTDAFRHAYWNALMTQRFGEDWTRDFTTAHERLPNNPSTAEAMDLYNNEVGRNIAKAHPDATPAELADYVEQAVRQGDTVVVAPNSDGEKLAWSNTVPEGGAGITSKSTIPGQAPTPTGAGPGGVYDPGQPGGYGTSAGGY, encoded by the coding sequence ATGAGCGCAATCGACGCGTTCTACTCGACCTGGTCACGTGCCCGGGAGACCTTCGGCAGCGGGGTGCCCCAGGATGGCTCGCAGCTCGGCGACGGCAGCCGGCTCCGTCAAATGCAGTCCACCATCGAGTCCGCAAAGCCCGACGACCGCTGGCAAGGGGCTGCCTCCCAGGCCTATGCCGCTAAGAACGCCGAGCATGCTGCGGTCTACGGCAAGCTCGCTGACCTTGATCAACGCATGGCTGCCGAAGTCACGCGGGCAGCTGACGTGGTGACCGCTGGTCGGCAGAACCTCGCGCAGACCCACAGTTGGGTACAGAGCATGGAGGCGTCCATACCGCCCGGCAAGACCGGCGACATCGTGCGTGTGATCCTCGCCGGCAAGGGCATCGGCCGGATCAGCGATGTCATAACGCAGTCCACCAGCGACATGAGCGACATCGGTCAACGCATCGAAGATATCCGGAGAGAATACGAGGCGATTGCGGGCGAGAAGGCGGGCGTCGGTACGTCGGACTTGCCGGAAGGCGATCCGCCGCCGGTGGATCCATTGGACGAGCTCAAGCGCAAATACCAGGTCGACGAGGACCCTGATGGCAAGCTCGATTGGGAGCCGGCTTGGCCGTTCAGCGAGCTAACTGACCCCAAGCAGGTCACAGCCACCGAGGGACGAATGCTCGACCGTCTTTCGTTGTTCGAACTGCGAGATCTCGACCAGCTAACGGAAGCCGCCAAGTCTGAAGCGATCTCAAGATTTCCTCCCCCACATCATCCGGACGACACGGCCGACAATCACACCGATGCATTCCGGCATGCGTATTGGAATGCCCTGATGACCCAACGCTTCGGCGAGGATTGGACCCGCGATTTCACAACGGCGCACGAACGCCTCCCCAACAACCCTTCCACGGCCGAAGCGATGGACCTCTACAACAACGAGGTAGGGCGAAACATCGCCAAAGCGCATCCCGACGCTACTCCTGCTGAGCTCGCCGACTATGTCGAGCAGGCGGTCCGACAAGGCGATACCGTCGTGGTGGCGCCGAACAGCGATGGAGAAAAGCTCGCTTGGAGCAATACCGTCCCAGAAGGTGGCGCAGGCATCACCTCGAAGTCCACAATTCCGGGGCAGGCGCCCACGCCAACTGGCGCCGGACCTGGAGGAGTTTACGACCCCGGTCAGCCGGGAGGCTATGGAACATCAGCAGGAGGGTACTGA
- a CDS encoding sensor domain-containing protein, whose translation MIRTHLAALCGLTVLVTACGTDLSTEPARTPSANSTEATVLSVEEVRSISGVVGFHEVPELNATAPPTVPDTPEPCRAVFDPPTVFGTDWKRFRAAGYATQLDTPILPTLTDVRQMVAVYPDSAAAQATFDRLAAAVPNCIATGIDFYDRAVAKPDPNTLLLNDYEADGVYDAYRLTGTMLIHSSAFGLPDSQRVTVAVLDGLEDAQR comes from the coding sequence GTGATTCGCACCCACCTCGCCGCTCTCTGCGGATTGACAGTTCTGGTCACCGCTTGTGGAACCGACTTGTCCACCGAGCCCGCAAGAACACCGAGCGCGAATTCAACGGAGGCCACGGTGCTCAGCGTCGAAGAAGTGCGAAGCATCTCCGGAGTCGTCGGATTTCACGAAGTACCGGAATTGAATGCCACGGCGCCGCCTACTGTTCCGGACACACCCGAACCATGTCGTGCGGTGTTCGACCCGCCCACCGTGTTCGGAACCGACTGGAAGCGGTTCCGCGCTGCCGGCTACGCCACCCAGCTCGACACACCCATACTCCCGACCCTCACTGATGTGCGCCAAATGGTTGCGGTCTACCCCGACTCGGCTGCCGCGCAGGCAACCTTCGACCGGCTCGCCGCGGCCGTGCCCAACTGCATTGCGACAGGCATCGACTTCTACGACCGCGCCGTCGCAAAACCTGATCCGAACACCCTGCTGCTCAACGACTATGAAGCGGACGGAGTCTACGATGCGTATCGGCTCACCGGCACCATGCTGATCCACTCAAGCGCATTCGGACTGCCCGACAGTCAGCGCGTCACAGTGGCGGTGCTCGACGGGCTCGAAGATGCTCAGCGCTAG
- a CDS encoding sensor domain-containing protein, with amino-acid sequence MNRTVALLACCLAALATGCMRDSSASPSPTPTDVGPVLVSVEDVRAMSGIPEFQIAPESQRTSPEASPNTPEPCRSVYDQTSVFGTDWTQFRSVVYSATIDDPLIPEILNVRQTVAVYPDDAAAQATFDRLQAAIPHCAAAHIDYYSRTPQRPDPSTIVFDGEEANYIYRVAQTAVIYASVIGPFNTDDVAHKIADQLAGQRD; translated from the coding sequence ATGAATCGCACAGTGGCGCTCCTCGCCTGCTGTCTCGCAGCACTGGCAACGGGCTGCATGAGGGATTCGTCGGCGTCACCCTCGCCGACCCCGACTGATGTTGGGCCAGTTTTGGTTTCAGTCGAAGACGTCCGAGCCATGTCTGGGATCCCCGAATTCCAGATCGCGCCGGAGTCGCAACGAACCAGTCCTGAAGCATCCCCGAACACGCCTGAACCCTGCCGCTCGGTGTATGACCAAACGTCTGTGTTCGGCACCGACTGGACTCAGTTCCGCAGTGTTGTCTACAGCGCCACGATTGATGATCCACTGATTCCGGAGATCTTGAATGTCCGACAGACAGTCGCCGTCTACCCGGACGACGCCGCCGCCCAGGCCACTTTCGACCGGCTCCAAGCAGCGATACCGCACTGCGCAGCAGCACATATCGACTACTACAGCAGGACTCCGCAGCGCCCCGACCCATCGACAATCGTGTTCGACGGCGAAGAGGCGAACTACATCTATCGTGTCGCGCAGACGGCCGTGATCTATGCGTCCGTGATCGGTCCGTTCAACACCGATGACGTCGCACACAAGATCGCTGACCAGCTCGCCGGACAGCGAGATTGA
- a CDS encoding EspA/EspE family type VII secretion system effector, translating into MGALDAFYTTWSQARTTFGEGAPTTGDSFDGSARLREMQSTMESAAPDDRWQGTAAQAYAAKNAEHAAVYGKLADLDQRMAAEVSRAAGVVNAGRQNLEQIQSWVTSMDASIPPGQSAETMRMILARRGLGQVSDTVQWSTEEMGAIGGRVDDIRREYDEVAGETKSCGLEGESSAGH; encoded by the coding sequence GTGGGCGCACTCGACGCCTTCTATACAACGTGGTCGCAGGCGCGCACCACGTTCGGCGAGGGTGCCCCGACAACGGGTGACTCGTTCGACGGCAGCGCACGGCTCCGCGAGATGCAATCCACGATGGAGTCCGCAGCGCCCGACGATCGATGGCAGGGCACAGCCGCACAGGCCTACGCGGCAAAGAACGCCGAACATGCCGCCGTGTACGGCAAGCTGGCTGATCTCGACCAGCGCATGGCTGCCGAGGTCAGCCGGGCAGCGGGGGTGGTCAACGCCGGTCGGCAGAACCTCGAACAAATCCAGAGTTGGGTAACCAGCATGGACGCGTCGATTCCGCCGGGTCAGTCAGCCGAAACGATGCGAATGATCCTGGCCCGTAGGGGCCTCGGCCAGGTGAGCGACACTGTGCAATGGTCCACTGAGGAAATGGGCGCCATCGGCGGTCGTGTCGACGACATCCGAAGGGAATACGACGAGGTCGCGGGTGAAACCAAGAGCTGCGGGCTGGAAGGAGAATCCTCCGCCGGTCACTGA
- a CDS encoding M15 family metallopeptidase, with protein MGIATVRVCALVVGLFAGCAAACAGGPPEPVGAPETISASPQNPQPSAQPEQPARVQPVDAAALGASWRPGCPVAPTELRRITLSYIGFDGRSHRDELVVHRDVVSDVIAIFEDLYSVRFPVEKMRTVDHYPRAADELSMEDNNTSAFNCRPLPSGSWSMHAYGRAVDINPLVNPYISATGDLQPVTARAYLDRTRTDQGMIRDSDVVVRTFAARGWRWGGHWRDPIDYQHFERR; from the coding sequence GTGGGCATCGCAACCGTCCGCGTATGTGCCCTGGTGGTGGGCCTGTTCGCCGGGTGCGCGGCGGCGTGCGCCGGTGGCCCGCCGGAGCCCGTGGGGGCACCTGAGACCATCTCTGCCTCGCCGCAGAATCCGCAGCCCAGCGCTCAGCCGGAGCAACCCGCGCGGGTTCAGCCGGTCGACGCGGCGGCCCTGGGTGCCAGCTGGCGACCCGGATGCCCGGTCGCTCCTACGGAACTTCGGCGGATCACCCTGTCGTACATCGGTTTTGACGGCCGATCGCACCGGGATGAGTTGGTGGTTCACCGTGATGTGGTGAGCGACGTGATCGCGATCTTCGAAGATCTGTATTCGGTGCGTTTCCCGGTCGAGAAGATGCGCACCGTGGACCACTACCCGCGTGCTGCCGACGAACTGTCCATGGAGGACAACAACACCTCGGCGTTCAATTGCCGGCCGTTGCCGAGCGGATCGTGGTCAATGCACGCCTACGGCCGCGCCGTTGACATCAACCCGCTGGTGAACCCATACATCTCAGCTACCGGTGACCTGCAGCCGGTCACCGCGCGGGCGTATCTGGACCGCACCCGGACCGATCAGGGGATGATTCGCGACAGTGACGTGGTGGTGCGCACCTTCGCCGCGCGTGGCTGGCGGTGGGGCGGGCATTGGCGAGATCCGATCGACTACCAGCATTTCGAACGGCGCTGA
- a CDS encoding TetR/AcrR family transcriptional regulator, which produces MRTHGWSGSAPASDEEAIARILVAAGNAIDERGADFSIADVARTLGVTRQTVYRYFPSTDALLVASAVHAASDFLDRVAAHLQGVTDPVEAVAEGIAIALEWLPEDKRIGLLVAPGRADAHTESVTSDVAVDFARALLRKFDVDWAGLGYTDAELDELAEHLLRIIQSFVIDPGRPPRTGEALRSYLRRWVGSAVVAGKLAPERPSAGI; this is translated from the coding sequence ATGCGTACGCACGGGTGGTCCGGTTCGGCGCCGGCCAGCGACGAGGAGGCGATTGCCCGCATCCTCGTCGCTGCCGGCAACGCCATCGACGAGCGCGGCGCCGACTTTTCCATCGCGGACGTGGCGCGCACCCTCGGGGTAACCCGCCAGACCGTGTACCGCTACTTCCCGAGCACCGACGCCTTGCTGGTGGCCTCTGCGGTACACGCCGCCAGCGATTTCCTGGACCGCGTGGCCGCCCACCTACAAGGGGTGACCGACCCGGTCGAGGCGGTCGCCGAGGGCATCGCCATCGCACTGGAGTGGCTTCCCGAGGACAAGCGCATCGGTTTGCTGGTCGCCCCCGGCCGCGCGGATGCCCACACCGAATCCGTGACGTCCGACGTCGCGGTCGACTTTGCCCGGGCGCTTCTGCGCAAGTTCGACGTCGACTGGGCCGGCCTCGGCTACACCGACGCCGAGCTCGACGAACTCGCCGAGCATCTGCTGCGGATCATCCAGTCGTTCGTCATCGACCCGGGCCGGCCGCCACGCACAGGTGAAGCACTGCGCAGTTACCTGCGCCGGTGGGTCGGCTCGGCCGTGGTGGCAGGCAAATTGGCGCCCGAGAGGCCGTCTGCCGGGATTTAG
- a CDS encoding cytochrome P450, producing the protein MTTMSACPFGAGYDFTDPDVLLRGIPVDEFAQLRKTAPVWWNEQGESIFNDGGYWVITRHEDIKTISRNGGDLWSTNAKGAVMRLPEGVTSEQLDLTKALLINHDAPEHTRLRKIVSRLFTPRAVAALEEKLAVAAREIVAAAAEKDSGNFVDDVAMSLPLLAIADLIGVPEADREKLFHWTNAIMNTDDPDFDADPTMANAELMGYAYNMAEERRKCPADDIVTRLIQADLEGTDGEGISDVEFAFFVILLAVAGNETTRNAMTHGMNAFLENPDQWELFKRERPETAVDEIIRWATPVHCFQRTALADVQVGDVTVKAGQRVGLFYSSANYDEEVFESPFQFNILRNPNPHLAFGGNGAHYCIGANLARMEIKLMFNEIADQIPDIAKLGEPQRLRSGWINGVKDLPVSYRG; encoded by the coding sequence ATGACAACGATGAGCGCCTGCCCGTTCGGCGCCGGCTACGACTTCACCGATCCCGACGTCCTGCTTCGCGGCATCCCGGTCGACGAATTCGCCCAACTGCGCAAGACCGCCCCGGTGTGGTGGAACGAGCAGGGCGAATCGATCTTCAACGACGGCGGCTACTGGGTGATCACCCGCCACGAGGACATCAAGACCATCTCCCGCAACGGCGGTGACCTGTGGTCCACCAACGCCAAGGGCGCTGTGATGCGGTTGCCCGAGGGCGTCACCAGCGAGCAGTTGGACCTGACCAAGGCGCTGCTGATCAACCATGACGCTCCCGAGCACACCCGGCTTCGCAAGATCGTGTCCCGGCTGTTCACTCCGCGGGCCGTGGCCGCACTCGAGGAGAAGCTCGCCGTCGCCGCCCGCGAGATCGTCGCCGCGGCCGCCGAGAAGGACAGCGGAAATTTTGTCGATGACGTGGCGATGAGCCTGCCTCTGTTGGCCATCGCCGACCTGATCGGCGTGCCCGAGGCAGACCGGGAGAAGTTGTTCCACTGGACCAACGCAATCATGAACACCGACGACCCCGACTTCGACGCCGACCCGACCATGGCCAACGCCGAGTTGATGGGCTACGCCTACAACATGGCCGAGGAACGGCGGAAGTGCCCGGCCGACGACATTGTGACCCGCCTCATCCAGGCCGACCTGGAAGGCACAGATGGTGAGGGCATTTCGGATGTCGAGTTCGCGTTCTTCGTGATCCTGCTCGCCGTGGCTGGCAACGAGACCACCCGTAACGCCATGACGCACGGCATGAACGCATTTCTCGAAAACCCGGACCAGTGGGAGCTTTTCAAGCGGGAACGGCCCGAGACCGCGGTCGACGAGATCATCCGCTGGGCCACACCGGTGCACTGTTTCCAGCGGACCGCCCTGGCCGACGTCCAGGTGGGCGACGTCACGGTCAAGGCCGGACAGCGCGTCGGGCTGTTCTACAGCTCGGCCAACTACGACGAAGAGGTGTTCGAGTCCCCGTTCCAATTCAACATCCTGCGCAACCCCAACCCGCACCTGGCGTTCGGCGGCAACGGCGCCCACTACTGCATCGGCGCGAACCTGGCGCGGATGGAGATCAAGCTGATGTTCAACGAGATCGCCGATCAGATTCCCGACATCGCCAAGCTGGGTGAGCCTCAACGGCTGCGGTCGGGGTGGATCAACGGCGTCAAGGACTTGCCGGTCTCCTACCGCGGTTGA